CAGCGGGGGTCCCACCGCGTGTACCACGGCGGGTCGACCCGGTCGCTGGCCGTGCTCGCCCCGCGGACGCCGGGCGGCGCCGACTGCTGAAGCAGGGTGACACCGGGCGCTGACGGGCGGGTGGCGCCAAGTGCCGACGGGCGGGGGAGTCTACCGGGCCGTCCACTCCCCGTCGTCGAACTCGAGGACGGTGTCGAACACCGCGCTCAGTTTCGCGATCGTCTGCTCGTCGTGGGCTTTCGGGTCGATGTGGTAGTGGGCGACGGCGTCCGTCGCCGCGCAGCGGTCGGTGACCGCGTCGAGGAACCCGACGGCGTTGTCGACGTCGACGTACTGCAGCAGCGTCGTGAGCGACTGGAAACAGACGGCGACCGTCTCGGGCGCGTCGTCCCACTCGTCGAGACAGCCCGTGACCCTGACCCCGAGGCGCGTCAGGTTGTGCGGCGAGTTGACTCGCTCGACCGCACGGTCGGTGTCCCCCTCTCCCCCGGGGTCGTCCGGCGCGTCGGCGCCACCCCCCTGACTTCCCTTCGAGGGGGCGCTCGCGTCGACGGTGACGATCCGCATCCGGGTCGGGTAGGCGCCCGCGAGCCGCTGCCAGGTGTCGACGTACTCGCCCGGTGACTTGGTGAACAGCACCGAGAGCGCGTACACGTCGGTCGATCCGTCGGGCGTCAGCAGGTCCAGGCAGACGCGCGGCTCGTCGCCCGTGAACGACGGGCAGCA
Above is a genomic segment from Halosimplex halophilum containing:
- a CDS encoding DUF7504 family protein, coding for MAIRPGDNVLVCCPSFTGDEPRVCLDLLTPDGSTDVYALSVLFTKSPGEYVDTWQRLAGAYPTRMRIVTVDASAPSKGSQGGGADAPDDPGGEGDTDRAVERVNSPHNLTRLGVRVTGCLDEWDDAPETVAVCFQSLTTLLQYVDVDNAVGFLDAVTDRCAATDAVAHYHIDPKAHDEQTIAKLSAVFDTVLEFDDGEWTAR